Within the Plectropomus leopardus isolate mb unplaced genomic scaffold, YSFRI_Pleo_2.0 unplaced_scaffold5770, whole genome shotgun sequence genome, the region ttattttcaaagaaataaatcaccaaaattacaccaacATGTTatggtgatttattttattttttatttattttcaataattacattatttatcataGCTAGAATCTGTAAAATCAGAGATCTTCGTTacctttaaaagtttttcctacatttttttttatttgttttgcttttttcattatgaaatatgttttctgcaacttttatgaaaatacgGAATGAATACACCCCGCGCacttaataaagttttaaagaaacgTCGTGTTTGCCTGtgtttaataaagttaaatgcaaaaaaaagaaaacattgcagAGTGACGTCTTTGTCGCGCGACGCAGTCCACAGAGGAGGACACGCGTGTTTTTTTGGGGACACTTTTGAGTTCGGTTTTCGGTGCGTTGGAGCCGGTGTGATGGGGGACACGAGCCGGCTGTGCTCCGTGTGGCTCGGCTCGGAGACCGGAATCCTGAAGGGGGTCAGCCTGTCCCGGAAGCAGGCCTTCAACTTCTGCAACACGAGCCACCTGAGCCGGGACCAGGAGGTGCGCGCGCTGTGCTGGGGGGACCCGGCGGAGAGCGAGCTGCTGGTCGGTACCGTGGACGGAACCGTGAAGACCTTCAGCACCGAGAAGGGCGCCTTCACCGAGAGCCGGCGCTGCGGGGACCCCGCCGAGGGCTGCTTCACCGGGCTCGCGGTGCTCGGCGGCTCCGCGCTGGTCACGAGCGTGGAGAGCGGGACGGTGCGCGTGTGGAGGGAGGACAGCAGCGAGCCCGTGACGGAGCTGCACGCGGG harbors:
- the LOC121939728 gene encoding WD repeat-containing protein 74-like, whose protein sequence is MGDTSRLCSVWLGSETGILKGVSLSRKQAFNFCNTSHLSRDQEVRALCWGDPAESELLVGTVDGTVKTFSTEKGAFTESRRCGDPAEGCFTGLAVLGGSALVTSVESGTVRVWREDSSEPVTELHAGKSVCRMRQSPAHRHKVATGGKENGLKIWDLERPETPAFTAKNLRDDWLDLRRPHWVRDVAFIPDSDKVVTCTGYHQVCLYRSAQSGKTAAKKGSSSQTPFRKHLF